The proteins below come from a single Ictidomys tridecemlineatus isolate mIctTri1 chromosome 8, mIctTri1.hap1, whole genome shotgun sequence genomic window:
- the LOC144366074 gene encoding amine sulfotransferase-like — translation MDNTEEYLLEFKGYNFERSLVKIHIVESADDFEIRDDDVFIITYPKSGTIWTQQILSLIYFEGHRNRTEDIKTMDRAPFFEYNIPNLDFIKMPSPRLFVSHLPYYLVPKGLKNKKAKILYIYRNPKDVLVSFFHFSNWVARLKPSETFENFMEMFLDGQVVGSLWFDHIKGWYEHRHDFNIQFMSYEDMKKDLRSAVLKICGFLEKELSEEVVDTVVKQATFQNMKTNLQTNYNDIVKQKVGVRNNEGNFLRKGTIGDWKHHFTVEQNERFEKIFQREMKDFPLKFIWDINEE, via the exons ATGGACAACACAGAGGAATACTTACTTGAATTTAAAGGCTACAATTTTGAAAGGTCTTTAGTTAAAATTCATATAGTAGAAAGTGCGGATGATTTTGAAATTAGAGATGATGATGTCTTCATAATCACCTATCCAAAATCTG gtaCCATCTGGACTCAGCAGATACTAAGCTTGATTTATTTTGAGGGGCATCGTAACAGAACTGAAGATATCAAAACAATGGATAGAGCTCCTTTCTTTGAATACAATATTCCCAATTTGGACTTTATCAAAATGCCATCCCCTCGCCTCTTCGTTTCCCACCTCCCATATTATTTAGTTCCAAAAGGTCTGAAGAACAAAAAAGCTAAA ATTCTTTATATCTACAGAAATCCTAAAGAtgttttggtttccttttttcatttttcaaattgggTGGCTCGATTAAAGCCTTCTGAGACTTTTGAGAATTTTATGGAAATGTTTCTAGATGGACAAG TGGTGGGAAGTCTTTGGTTTGATCACATAAAAGGCTGGTATGAACACAGACATGACTTCAATATTCAGTTCATGAGCTATGAAGAtatgaaaaag GACCTCAGAAGTGCAGTGCTGAAAATCTGTGGATTTCTTGAGAAAGAACTTAGTGAAGAAGTTGTGGATACTGTTGTGAAACAGGCTACCTTTCAGAACATGAAGACCAATCTACAAACAAATTATAATGATATTGTAAAACAGAAAGTGGGAGTGAGAAACAATGAAGGAAATTTTCTGCGCAAAG GTACCATTGGAGATTGGAAACATCATTTTACTGTGGAGCAGAATGAAAGATTTGAAAAGATATtccaaagggaaatgaaagactTTCCCCTGAAGTTTATCTGGGATATAAATGAGGAGTAG